The following are encoded together in the Zingiber officinale cultivar Zhangliang chromosome 8A, Zo_v1.1, whole genome shotgun sequence genome:
- the LOC122010916 gene encoding cellulose synthase-like protein D2, whose protein sequence is MGLDCLAKFELLISSLMAFALPHFLNPVPNVLFLTRSQKMTRSLTSNWNGSRCLYETNGTYAYGNVIWPTETTVDGENVQSIKRIHKPWLLPLTRELKIPIAILILYRFLVFIRMVCLGLFLGWRIRHKNEDAIWLWGISTVCEFWFTFSWLLDQLPKLCPLDRATDLVVLKEKFETATFNNPTGKSDLPGIDVFVSTSNTKEKPSFVIANTILSILAADYPVEKLSCYVSDDGGSLLTFESIAEAVSFANIWVPFCRKHGIEPRNPESYFNLKRYSYKNRVHTDFVNDRRRVKREYHEFKVRINGLSKLISQRSDSYQLREEIKTMKQRIEVAGDDPVKRISKATWMANGTHWPGTWINPSSEHTEDDHAGVIQIMLKPPSDEPLFGNNEEDTPLDFTNIDTRLPLLVYVSRQKHPDYHHNEKAGAMNALVRASAIMSNGPFILSLDYDHCVYNSQALREGMCFMMDRGGDQLCYVQFPQCYRGCYANDNKIFFDVNMRALDGLQGPVCVGTGCLFRRIALYGFDPPRPKDHHIGCENHSSARTYEETKFGYLSFLIASIPVVELQGRSLADHPAVKYRRQPGILTSAPRELVDASTVAEALSVISCWYEDETEWGQRVGWIYGSVIGDTVTGYRMHNRGWKSVYCVTKPDAFRAIPPSNLAERLHQMFRWATGCVEIFFSRNNALLASSRMKILQRVAYLNVGIYPFTSIFLVVYCFLPAISLFTGQFIVPTLNVTFLTYLLLITLTLCLLSILETMWSGITFEEWWRNEQFWLIGGTSAHFGAVLQMFLKLIAGIVISFTPTWELEDDEDGEFSDTCLMILPITIMMANLIAIAVGISRTIHNTIPQWSKLLGGVSFSFWVLAHLYPVAKGLVEQRRRYLIMVWSGLLSITLLLSVWSFTLA, encoded by the exons ATGGGGCTTGATTGCTTGGCTAAG TTCGAGCTTTTGATTAGCTCGTTGATGGCTTTTGCTCTTCCGCATTTTCTCAATCCTGTTCCAAACGTGTTATTTCTG ACGCGATCACAAAAGATGACTAGGAGTCTGACTTCTAATTGGAATGGTAGTCGTTGTCTCTATGAGACAAATGGGACATATGCTTATGGTAATGTAATTTGGCCTACAGAAACTACAGTGGATGGTGAAAATGTCCAATCCATAAAAAGGATACACAAACCATGGCTGCTGCCACTTACTCGAGAATTGAAGATCCCAATTGCAATATTGATACTTTATCG TTTCCTCGTCTTCATCCGCATGGTTTGTCTTGGACTATTTCTTGGTTGGAGAATTAGACACAAAAATGAGGATGCAATTTGGTTGTGGGGAATATCTACTGTTTGTGAGTTCTGGTTTACATTCTCCTGGCTATTAGATCAGTTGCCAAAGTTGTGCCCTTTAGACCGTGCCACTGACCTTGTTGTATTAAAGGAGAAGTTTGAGACTGCTACATTTAACAATCCCACTGGAAAATCTGATCTCCCAGGCATCGATGTGTTTGTTTCCACATCCAATACAAAGGAAAAACCTTCATTTGTAATAGCAAACACCATACTTTCTATCCTCGCTGCTGATTACCCTGTTGAAAAACTATCTTGTTATGTTTCTGATGATGGGGGTTCACTTCTAACTTTTGAGTCGATTGCTGAGGCTGTTAGTTTTGCCAATATTTGGGTTCCTTTCTGTCGTAAACATGGTATTGAGCCTAGAAATCCAGAAAGTTACTTTAATTTGAAGAGGTATTCATACAAGAACAGGGTACATACAGATTTTGTCAACGACCGGAGACGGGTAAAGAGAGAGTATCATGAATTCAAGGTTCGGATCAATGGTTTGAGTAAGTTAATTAGCCAGCGATCTGATTCATACCAGCTGCGGGAAGAAATCAAAACAATGAAACAGCGAATAGAGGTTGCTGGTGATGATCCAGTAAAACGAATTTCTAAAGCTACATGGATGGCTAATGGCACCCACTGGCCTGGAACTTGGATAAACCCCTCTTCGGAGCATACTGAGGACGATCATGCTGGAGTGATTCAG ATAATGTTAAAGCCTCCGAGTGACGAACCATTATTTGGCAATAATGAAGAGGATACGCCTTTAGATTTTACCAACATTGATACTCGTCTACCCTTGCTGGTCTATGTTTCCCGTCAGAAGCACCCAGATTATCACCACAACGAAAAGGCTGGGGCTATGAATGCTCTTGTCCGTGCCTCTGCAATTATGTCTAATGGTCCTTTTATTCTCAGCTTGGACTATGACCACTGTGTGTACAACTCACAGGCCCTTCGAGAAGGTATGTGCTTCATGATGGATCGTGGTGGTGATCAGCTTTGCTATGTTCAGTTTCCTCAGTGTTATCGGGGCTGTTATGCGAACGACAATAAAATCTTCTTTGATGTCAACATGAGAGCACTTGATGGACTCCAAGGTCCAGTTTGTGTTGGTACTGGTTGCCTCTTCCGACGAATTGCTCTTTATGGCTTTGATCCTCCTCGACCCAAAGACCATCACATAGGTTGCGAAAACCACTCCTCAGCCAGAACATACGAGGAGACAAAATTTGGATACTTGTCCTTTCTCATTGCTTCTATTCCAGTTGTCGAGCTCCAAGGTCGGTCTCTTGCCGATCATCCTGCCGTTAAGTATCGTCGTCAGCCTGGTATTCTCACTTCTGCTCCAAGGGAACTTGTTGATGCATCCACTGTTGCTGAAGCTCTCAGTGTTATTTCATGCTGGTACGAAGACGAGACTGAGTGGGGTCAGCGTGTTGGATGGATTTATGGGTCCGTGATTGGAGATACTGTTACTGGCTATAGGATGCATAACAGAGGTTGGAAGTCTGTCTATTGTGTAACCAAACCCGATGCCTTCCGTGCGATACCTCCAAGTAACTTAGCTGAACGGCTCCATCAAATGTTTCGATGGGCAACAGGCTGTGTCGAGATCTTCTTCTCCCGTAACAATGCATTACTTGCGAGTTCAAGAATGAAGATTCTTCAGAGGGTTGCATACCTCAACGTCGGGATCTACCCATTCACCTCCATCTTCCTCGTTGTTTATTGCTTTTTACCAGCGATCTCACTGTTCACAGGGCAGTTCATTGTGCCAACCCTCAATGTGACATTCCTCACGTACCTTCTCCTCATCACTCTCACACTCTGCCTGCTCTCAATTCTCGAGACCATGTGGTCCGGCATCACGTTCGAAGAATGGTGGCGAAATGAGCAGTTCTGGCTGATCGGAGGAACCAGTGCCCACTTCGGTGCTGTGCTCCAGATGTTTCTGAAGTTGATCGCCGGTATTGTGATCTCTTTCACTCCCACATGGGAGTTAGAAGATGACGAAGACGGTGAGTTTTCCGACACCTGTCTTATGATACTGCCCATCACCATCATGATGGCCAATTTGATTGCGATTGCGGTCGGAATTAGCCGCACCATACACAACACTATACCACAGTGGAGCAAGTTGTTGGGCGGTGTTTCCTTCAGCTTCTGGGTGTTGGCACACCTCTACCCTGTTGCAAAAGGACTCGTGGAACAGAGAAGGAGGTACTTGATAATGGTTTGGTCCGGTCTCCTTTCAATTACTTTATTGCTATCTGTTTGGTCCTTCACTTTGGCTTGA